Within the Gloeocapsopsis sp. IPPAS B-1203 genome, the region TCTATTGTCTGAGGCTGAATTTTGCCCAATTTTGATTCGGCGATCGCATCGAGCAGGCGACGACCATTGGCAGGGTTTCGCAACAGATACACTGTTTCAACCAGGCTAGTTAAGTCTGATTCGGCAATCAGCGCCACATTTTCTCCTTCGCGCCGTTTGATGATGAAAACTTGATGGTTTTCAACTACAGAGTCTAATAACTGAAAGAAGCTATTCCTGGCATCCGTTGGAGAAGTAATTTCGTAGGAGAACATAAATGATGTACAGCATTACGTACATTAATTCTACTGAAAATCGATCGAAAGTAGTTAGAGGCGATCGCTTTTTTGGGATGGAACGCTCGATCGAGCTGAAACTTGAAACTGCGATCGCTGCCACTATAAACCGCGAACTTCGAGCCAGCTTTTGGCTACCGCCATTTGCAACTGATAGCTACTAATTGACAATATGGCACGATGGCTTACCTTAGAAGCAGCAGCTCAAGCTGTTTCTGTTCGAGTGCAACAGCTTGAGGAGTGCTTAACCGACAAAGCGCCGGAAGCGCAATTTCAGGCGCACGGACTTTTGTTTGATCGCAAGCGCTGGCAAGCGGGGAAAGAGTTTTTGCAGCTTTTAGAGCAACTTGCAAGCTCCTCGGTATCGGCTGCAACATCTCAAACACTGCAACTTAGCAGCGAGAAAGGGCGTTCGTATCGCTGGCATGAAACCCCGATTCGATTGCAGCTCGTCTGGCTTCCTTTAAATTCAGATGCCAAAGAACGACAGGTGTTGATTGCAGCGTCCAGTTACAATGACTTTCCTATTTCTAACCTGGTAGGCGAATCTGAGTTGGGAGAATTACCCGCTGCTCTAGCTCAGTTATTAGGGGAGCTTAAAGCTGACCTGCCGCTTCGTAAAATTCGCTATCAGCGTCAGCAGTCAAA harbors:
- a CDS encoding type II toxin-antitoxin system Phd/YefM family antitoxin, producing the protein MFSYEITSPTDARNSFFQLLDSVVENHQVFIIKRREGENVALIAESDLTSLVETVYLLRNPANGRRLLDAIAESKLGKIQPQTIEELRQELGIGSEEKEA